The proteins below come from a single Garra rufa chromosome 25, GarRuf1.0, whole genome shotgun sequence genomic window:
- the c25h11orf96 gene encoding uncharacterized protein C11orf96 homolog produces the protein MAARPMETVGFAVLPAHILASAMEEFPQQLPVPKCLARGRNRPRRPRDARFKTQPVTFAEIAEVEEEGASPLEEERARRSFLQSLESLRRSTQTLHHAGSTQSCRTASAQASLDSSDSDSAQ, from the coding sequence ATGGCTGCACGTCCGATGGAGACGGTGGGTTTCGCCGTTCTACCTGCACACATCTTGGCGTCCGCCATGGAGGAGTTTCCCCAGCAGCTACCCGTGCCCAAGTGTCTGGCTCGGGGCCGAAACCGTCCCAGGCGGCCCCGAGACGCCCGCTTCAAGACCCAGCCGGTGACTTTTGCTGAGATCGCCGAAGTGGAGGAGGAAGGGGCTTCGCCTCTGGAGGAAGAAAGGGCGAGACGGTCCTTTCTCCAGTCGCTGGAGAGTCTCAGGAGAAGCACACAGACTTTGCACCACGCGGGATCCACACAGAGCTGCCGCACCGCCTCTGCACAGGCTAGTCTGGACTCCAGTGACTCAGACTCGgcacagtga